From a single Lentimicrobiaceae bacterium genomic region:
- the rpsG gene encoding 30S ribosomal protein S7, translated as MRKSKPKKRIILPDPKFNDVLVTKFVNNLMYTGKKNLAFQIFYEAIETVTEKMGEDGLEIWKKGLSNVTPNVEVRSRRIGGATFQIPSEIRPGRKSSIGMKNLILFARKRHEKTMSAKLAGEIMAAYKEEGSAFKKKEDTHRMADANKAFSHFRF; from the coding sequence ATGAGGAAATCAAAACCAAAAAAGAGAATCATTCTTCCTGACCCGAAGTTCAATGACGTTCTTGTTACCAAGTTCGTTAACAACTTAATGTACACAGGAAAGAAAAACCTGGCTTTCCAGATTTTTTATGAAGCCATTGAGACTGTTACTGAAAAAATGGGAGAAGACGGACTCGAGATTTGGAAAAAAGGTCTCAGCAATGTAACTCCTAATGTGGAAGTACGCAGCCGCCGTATTGGTGGTGCAACTTTCCAGATTCCTTCTGAAATCCGTCCGGGTCGCAAGAGCTCAATCGGAATGAAGAACCTTATCCTTTTTGCACGTAAACGTCATGAAAAAACGATGAGCGCCAAACTCGCCGGCGAAATCATGGCTGCTTACAAAGAAGAAGGTTCTGCTTTTAAGAAAAAAGAAGATACCCATCGTATGGCTGATGCCAACAAGGCCTTCTCACATTTCCGCTTCTAA
- a CDS encoding 30S ribosomal protein S12 gives MPTISQLVRKGRKKLTDKSKSPALDSCPQRRGVCVRVYTTTPKKPNSAMRKVARVRLTNSKEVNAYIPGEGHNLQEHSIVMIRGGRVKDLPGVRYHIIRGALDTSGVDGRNQRRSKYGTKRPKGGKVAAPAKGKK, from the coding sequence ATGCCTACAATTTCGCAATTGGTTCGTAAAGGACGTAAAAAGTTGACCGATAAGAGCAAATCTCCGGCACTGGATTCTTGTCCACAGCGAAGAGGTGTTTGTGTTAGGGTTTATACCACAACACCAAAAAAACCTAATTCAGCTATGCGTAAGGTCGCCAGGGTTAGGCTTACCAACAGTAAAGAGGTAAATGCTTACATTCCGGGTGAAGGTCACAACCTGCAGGAACACTCCATCGTTATGATTCGTGGTGGCAGGGTAAAAGACTTGCCAGGAGTAAGATACCATATTATACGTGGAGCACTTGATACATCCGGAGTAGACGGCCGCAATCAGCGCAGATCAAAATACGGAACCAAGCGTCCAAAAGGTGGTAAAGTAGCAGCCCCTGCAAAAGGTAAAAAATAA